A single genomic interval of Bacillus smithii harbors:
- a CDS encoding MDR family MFS transporter: MKKKETNIAWVVAGLLLGIFVAAIDNTIVATAMATIVADLGGLDKFVWVTSAYMVAEMAGMPIFGKLSDMYGRKRFFIFGLIVFLTGSMLCGVAQNIVQLSLFRAIQGIGGGALVPIAFAIMFDLFPPEKRGKMGGFFGAVFGLSSIFGPLLGAYITDYFDWRWVFYINIPIGLLSFFFVTFFYRESPVHAKQKIDWWGVVTLVPAIICLMFALELGGNQFEWSSKVIIGLFSAFAVLFLLFLYVETKAKEPIISYHMFRKRLFAASNLVGFFSGATYIVATVYIPIFIQGVIGGSATNSGLVLLPMMLATTVSAQLGGFLANKMSYRNVMIIFTSIFIIGMFLLSTITVHTSRLMITLYMIITGLGVGASFSVLGMAAIHHFQHKDRGAASSTNSFLRSLGMTIGVTVFGIIQRNIFKHNLTDTFSGMPQAPQNLNFKDPRAILSPDTRSHIPEPVLDKITSALSSSIAHTFVWSLIPALLTLLFVMFMTNDQLSTNFRAQPVKINEGK; this comes from the coding sequence GTGAAAAAGAAAGAAACGAACATAGCGTGGGTTGTGGCAGGTTTATTATTAGGAATTTTCGTTGCGGCAATCGATAACACCATTGTGGCAACGGCTATGGCGACCATTGTAGCGGATCTTGGAGGACTGGACAAATTTGTTTGGGTAACATCCGCTTATATGGTGGCCGAGATGGCTGGGATGCCGATTTTTGGAAAACTTTCGGATATGTATGGCCGAAAACGGTTTTTCATTTTTGGGCTAATCGTGTTTTTAACCGGTTCGATGTTATGCGGCGTTGCCCAAAACATTGTTCAGCTCAGCCTTTTTCGAGCGATTCAAGGAATTGGCGGCGGTGCGTTAGTTCCTATTGCCTTTGCCATTATGTTTGATCTTTTTCCGCCTGAAAAACGCGGAAAAATGGGAGGTTTTTTTGGAGCGGTATTTGGTTTGTCGAGCATATTCGGACCATTGCTTGGCGCCTATATCACGGATTACTTCGATTGGCGCTGGGTATTTTATATTAACATCCCTATTGGTCTTCTATCGTTCTTTTTCGTTACCTTTTTTTATCGCGAATCGCCTGTTCATGCGAAGCAAAAAATTGATTGGTGGGGAGTCGTTACACTCGTTCCCGCGATCATTTGCCTAATGTTTGCTCTTGAACTGGGCGGAAACCAATTTGAATGGAGCTCCAAAGTCATCATCGGTTTATTTTCCGCTTTCGCTGTTTTATTTTTGCTGTTTCTTTATGTGGAGACAAAGGCAAAAGAACCCATTATTTCCTATCATATGTTTAGAAAACGTTTGTTTGCAGCAAGCAATCTTGTAGGGTTCTTTTCCGGGGCTACCTATATAGTTGCCACCGTGTACATTCCAATTTTTATCCAAGGAGTGATCGGCGGTTCAGCAACGAATTCAGGGCTGGTTTTACTGCCGATGATGTTGGCGACGACGGTATCCGCTCAATTAGGCGGTTTTTTAGCCAATAAAATGAGTTATCGAAACGTCATGATCATCTTTACATCGATTTTCATTATCGGCATGTTTCTATTAAGCACAATAACAGTCCATACTTCTCGCCTTATGATTACCTTGTATATGATTATAACCGGATTAGGAGTAGGCGCTTCTTTTTCCGTTTTAGGTATGGCGGCTATCCACCATTTTCAGCATAAAGATCGTGGGGCGGCCAGTTCAACCAATTCCTTTTTGCGTTCGCTTGGAATGACGATCGGGGTCACGGTGTTTGGAATCATTCAAAGAAATATTTTTAAACATAATTTAACGGACACATTCAGCGGAATGCCGCAAGCACCACAAAACTTGAATTTCAAAGATCCAAGAGCGATACTATCGCCGGACACGCGCTCCCACATTCCCGAACCAGTGCTTGATAAAATCACATCAGCGTTGTCATCTTCCATTGCCCATACCTTTGTGTGGAGTCTTATTCCAGCGCTGCTGACATTATTATTTGTAATGTTTATGACGAATGATCAACTATCCACCAATTTCAGAGCACAACCAGTTAAAATCAATGAAGGAAAATAA
- a CDS encoding polymer-forming cytoskeletal protein, whose product MENDTLRHLTVTGTGITSGGTFNKVKIRGEGTINGDLHCVQWKVFGTADANGFVKAKTIDIFGQANMKGNVEAESIKIFGEADIEGHVTLKDLNLRGAVHIKERLVGGHIHGYGELKIENDCEADSISLKGAVAIGRTLNAEKVSLYLHFEDSRIEEIGGEVIRVTKSKAFNVINFLKRFRHDSAKLVAESIEGDDIYLEYTKAKVVRGKEVTIGPGCEIELVEYQTSFQQDEKAIVIDSKKV is encoded by the coding sequence GTGGAAAATGATACGCTGCGTCATTTAACGGTGACCGGTACTGGTATTACTTCTGGAGGAACTTTCAACAAAGTAAAAATTCGCGGAGAAGGCACCATTAATGGAGACTTGCATTGCGTTCAATGGAAAGTGTTTGGAACCGCCGATGCGAACGGGTTCGTCAAGGCAAAAACGATTGACATTTTCGGTCAGGCAAATATGAAGGGAAATGTAGAGGCAGAATCCATCAAGATTTTTGGAGAAGCCGATATAGAAGGTCATGTCACGTTGAAAGATTTAAACCTTCGTGGAGCCGTTCATATAAAAGAACGTTTAGTCGGAGGACATATTCATGGTTATGGCGAATTGAAGATTGAAAACGATTGTGAAGCGGATTCTATTTCCTTAAAAGGAGCCGTCGCCATTGGCAGAACGTTAAATGCAGAAAAAGTATCTCTCTATCTTCATTTTGAGGATAGCCGTATTGAAGAAATTGGCGGAGAAGTCATTCGCGTCACCAAAAGCAAAGCATTTAATGTCATCAATTTTCTAAAACGATTTAGACATGATTCCGCCAAGCTCGTTGCAGAAAGCATTGAAGGAGATGACATTTATTTAGAATACACGAAAGCAAAAGTTGTCAGAGGAAAAGAAGTAACGATTGGTCCAGGTTGTGAGATTGAACTGGTAGAATATCAAACCAGCTTTCAACAAGATGAAAAAGCGATTGTAATAGATAGTAAAAAAGTATAG
- a CDS encoding polymer-forming cytoskeletal protein: MERQDLVIAGFGNASGGNYNLVKISGNGELQGDLDCIELNIQGNAKIYGNVKSETTYVAGTANMHGALHSEKIKIQGKASIVGDVECKEVRFNGSGKVKGNVTAEELRIHGGATISGDCASEVFETNGSFRVGGLLNAGKIQIQLLGHCQAKEIGGENIEVKKQKRIFFKKWFFNAVLNAESIEGDEIYLENTKAKVVRGNRVLLGPGCDIEFVEYKNHFQCDKRSKVKTSKKL; the protein is encoded by the coding sequence GTGGAAAGACAGGATTTAGTGATCGCAGGTTTCGGAAATGCTTCCGGCGGAAATTACAACCTAGTAAAAATTTCCGGAAATGGTGAATTGCAAGGCGATCTTGATTGTATCGAATTGAACATTCAAGGAAATGCCAAAATTTATGGCAATGTGAAATCAGAAACAACCTATGTTGCCGGGACAGCGAATATGCACGGAGCGCTGCACTCAGAGAAGATAAAAATCCAGGGCAAAGCTAGCATTGTCGGAGATGTGGAGTGCAAAGAAGTTCGTTTTAACGGAAGCGGAAAAGTGAAAGGAAACGTAACAGCGGAAGAGTTGCGTATTCACGGCGGAGCGACGATCTCAGGTGATTGTGCATCAGAAGTATTTGAAACAAACGGGAGTTTCCGTGTCGGTGGATTGTTAAATGCGGGAAAAATTCAAATTCAGTTGTTAGGACATTGTCAGGCAAAAGAAATTGGCGGCGAAAACATTGAAGTGAAAAAACAAAAAAGGATATTTTTTAAAAAGTGGTTTTTCAATGCTGTATTAAACGCTGAAAGCATTGAAGGAGACGAGATTTATTTGGAGAATACAAAAGCCAAAGTAGTGAGAGGAAACCGAGTGTTACTTGGCCCCGGATGCGACATAGAATTTGTGGAATATAAAAATCATTTTCAATGCGATAAAAGATCAAAAGTCAAAACCAGCAAAAAATTATAG
- a CDS encoding YhbD family protein translates to MEQELISKKELLELTGISYGQLYRWKRKKLIPEEWFIRKSTFTGQETFFPKEKILTRIENIKNMKDDLSLDELASMFSPNPADITLKKDELLNRNIISLMTLRFYKEQKGEHETFSFVQLFQLYALEKLLQSGDISLEEGKTILNVLDAYYPKFQGRSFELILIRKMGISTCMLVASGNDVYFEEDVKVVARLHLSSCMEELKMKILEG, encoded by the coding sequence GTGGAACAAGAACTGATTTCTAAAAAAGAGTTGCTCGAATTAACCGGAATTTCTTACGGACAGCTGTATCGTTGGAAACGAAAAAAGTTAATTCCTGAAGAATGGTTCATTCGAAAATCGACTTTTACCGGACAAGAAACGTTTTTTCCGAAAGAAAAAATATTAACAAGAATAGAAAACATTAAAAATATGAAAGACGATTTATCATTGGATGAATTGGCGAGTATGTTTTCTCCTAACCCCGCAGACATCACACTCAAAAAAGACGAACTTCTTAATCGAAACATTATTTCGTTAATGACATTGCGTTTTTATAAAGAACAAAAAGGAGAACATGAAACATTTTCATTTGTTCAACTGTTTCAACTCTATGCGCTGGAAAAGCTTCTCCAATCCGGAGATATCAGTTTGGAAGAGGGTAAAACCATCTTAAATGTATTAGATGCCTATTACCCAAAATTTCAAGGTCGTAGTTTTGAATTGATTTTGATACGCAAAATGGGAATATCCACCTGTATGTTAGTGGCGAGCGGAAACGACGTGTATTTTGAAGAGGATGTAAAAGTAGTGGCCCGTCTTCATTTATCAAGCTGCATGGAGGAATTAAAAATGAAAATATTGGAGGGATAA